Below is a window of Deltaproteobacteria bacterium DNA.
TTGTAAGAAGAAGTCATGGCGGTGGCGAGCGGAGCATTCTTGGTCAGCGGGTAGGCGAGGAACAGTGTTGTGTAGATAACTTGGATGGCGATATCTTCTTCGTCCATCAACTTCAAGCGCGCAGGGACGTCGTCAAGCTCCATGTTGGCGATGCTTTCCTTCTTGCCCAAGCTATGGGCGGCAAGCTGGCCGTTGACGTTGGTCGGCGTGCCCAAATTATTGCAGCCTGGCCCGACGCGGCGCGGATAAAGCTGCTCTTCGATCACCCAATACGCCAGCCCGTCGACGCCGGTGACGCGTGGCCGCAGCGCGCGAAACGCTGGATCTAAATATTTGTCGCTAAAAGTTTCTAAATTTTCTTCGACGTGGCCGTCGGCATCGATGACGCGCATGGTTTTTTTCCTCCCGATTCGACTTTGCATGTAGTACTGAGGTGTACGCCTTGTCAAGGAGAGGGCGACCGCCGGTCGCCCCTACAGTTGCCCAATTCGAATGTTACGGCGCTGCGTTCACAGCGCGGCGCGCAGAATCTTTCCGACGGCACTCTTCGGCAAGCTCGTGGCGAATTCTATCACATGCGGGATTTTGTACGGCGCGAGTTGGCTGCGTAAGCTGTCGCGGATTTGTTGATTGAGCTCGTCGCTAGCCGTCTGTCCTTCACTTAGAACCACCACCGCGCGAATTTTGTTGCCGATCTCGGCGTCGGGTTCGGCGACCACGGCGGCTTCGACGATAGCGGGATGCTTTTGCAAAGCGTTCTCGATTTCGGTCGGCGAGATGAAGATGCCGCGGCTTTTGAAGCAGTCGTCGCGACGGCCGGCGATGAAGAAGTAGCCGTCGTGGTCCTGGTAAGCGAGATCGCCGGTGAAGTACCAGCCATTTCTAACCACCGCTTCGGTTCGTTCGCGATCCTTGTAGTAGCCGAGAAATAGACCGGGATCTTCAGTCGAGATCGCGAACTGGCCGAGCTCACCGGTGTGCACGGGTCGGAATTCATCGTCAAAGATGGCGACGCCAACGCCCGGAAGTCGTTTTCCCACCGAGCCGGGTTTGACGGCGTGGCGCACGCCATGGCCGATGACGAGCTGGTATTCAGAGACGCCATAATGCTCGTAGAGCTCGGAGCCGACGCGCTGCTGCCATTCATTATAAGTCGCTTCGCGGAGCGCCTCGCCGGTGGAGTGGGCGCAGTGAAGCGTGCTGAGATCATGCTGCTTTTCAAATTCGGGCATGGCGAGCAATCGGCGGTAAACAGTGGCGACGGAATGAAGCACGGTGACGCGGTATTTCTCAATCGCGGCGAGAATATTTTCCGGCGTGGCGCGGCTGGATAAGACCGCGCCGGTGACGCCGTTGCGGAGTGCAAAAAGCAGATTGTGGCCGAGGGCGCTGATGAAACTCCATTCGCCGGTGGCCAAGACGACGTCGTTGTCTTGCGGCGGCAAACGGTAGCGGTTCAAATCGCCCAGGGCGACGATCCAGCGGTGCGCATGAACGATACCTTTCGGTTTGCCGGTGGTGCCGGAGGTGTAGACGATGAAGGCCGGTTCGTTTGCCAGGGTATCGGCGCTGGCAAACGCTCTGTCGGGATGCGCGGTCAGCGACTTGAACGAAATCTCGTTCTCGCCGGCGCCGTCGCGGCAGACCACTTGATCGATTAGCCCGCTGGCGCGCAGTTCGCGCACCGCTTCGGCGCGCGCCGCTTCGGTAAAAATTAACTTAGGCTGACACTGTTCCACGATGCTACGTAATTCGCCCGTGGAGAGCAGCGAATTCACCAGCACCGGAACGACGCCGAGTTTCACCGCGGCGAGAAACGCCATGGCGAACTCGGGCGAGTTGCCCATCTTGATCAGCACCAGATCGCCGCGGTTTAGGCCGCGATCGATTAGACCGGTGGCAACGGCGTTCACCTGCTGCAAAAGCGCTTGATAGGTTATCGCTCCATGCTCGCCGACGAGCGCGGCGCGCGGGCCGCAGCCGCGCGCGACCGAGGAGTCGAGTACTTCGATGGCAAGATTGAGTTTTTCAGGCGGGCTTCGATAGCCTGGCCAGGGGATCTTCGCGTCGCTCATAACGCTTTATCTTTTGGTCTTTTTCTTCGCGGCGTTCTGGGACGGAAACGGCCAGCCGGCACTGTAGGGGTCGGTGTAGCGCGCTGGGCGTTTTTCGACGAAGGCGCGCATGCCTTCCTGGCAGTCTTTGGTGCGGGTGATTTCGAGCACCGCTTCGAGCTCCTGTTGATAGCCTTCATCGGTGCGGTTCCAGTTCCAATACAATTTTACCAAGCGCTTGGCTTGACGCACGGAGAGATAAGGGTTGGCGGCGATCTTGCCAGCGAGCGCGAATGCCGCGTTCATCAGTTCGTTGGGCTTGACAACTTCTTCGACCAAGCCGATGCGCAAAGCTTCCTTGGCGTCGATGATTTCGCCGGTGAGAATCATCCGCATGGCGCGGCCGATACCGACGAGCTTGGGCAAGTTGCGCGCGCCGCCGCTTTCCGGCACGAAGCCGGCCGGCACCGCGACTTCGCCGAAGCGGGCTTTGTCCGAGGCGATGCGCATGTCGCAGAGCGTCGCCATTTCCAAACCGACACCGACGGCTGGTCCATTGATCGCGGCGATGGTGGCTTGCGGTAGGTCTTCGAGTTTCTTCATGGCGCTTTGTAAAACTTTGTGGCGCAGATCGTTGAAGAAATACTCAGCCATCTCTTTATACGGCCCGGTGATGCCCATCGATCCTTCAAACGCGCCGAGCACGTCGCCCTCGGATTGCAAATCGCCGCCGGCGCAGAAACCGCGGCCCGCACCGGTGAGGATCACGACTTTGACAATCGAGTTGCGCGCGATCTCGTTGCACAGCGCGTCGAGCTCAAGACGCATGAGCGGGTCGACGGCGTTAAGTTTTTCTGGGCGATTGAGCGTGATGACGCCGATACACGGCTCGCCGGGATTTTGCGGGTTGTCGTGCACCGACCAGGTGAGGGCTTTGTAGTCCATGAGGGGGCTCCTAAGAATTTACTCTCGCAAAGGCGCAAAGACGCCAAGTTCGGAAATTCATAGATTCTTACTTTGCGTCTTGGCGCCTTGGCGAGAAATAATCCGAAACTTCTTCTCTACTTTTCTTTCTGGTGACCGTAGTACGAAGTGTTGACCGCGACTTCATCTGTGCGTTTGCGCTCGCCGGCGATCTTTTCACCGGTGCGCCAAAATTCACCGGCGACGGCGAGCTTGGCTTCGGCGTCCAGTTCAGGATTCCAGTCGCCCAACGAGTAGCCGTACCAGGGCGACTCGGGTTCGAGCTTGGGTAGCTCCAGCCGCTCCCAGAGTTGCCGTGCGCGCTCCATATATTCTTTCTTCGGCAGTGAGATCGGCGGCAAGGTTTCTTTTAGCGTCGCATCCCAGAGCAAACAGGAATCGTCCGCCGAGCCGCGCGCGTCGTGGCGCGGCGCGTGGCCGATATCGGTGCCGCGAATAATCTGCACGTCGCGATGCGGTTGCGAACGGTAACCGAGAGCCCAGAAGACGGCGTCGAGATTATCCGGGTCAATATCCTCGTCGACGGCGATGACGATCTTCGACATCGACGGGCGAAAGGTCACCGCGCCCATCAAGGCGCGCCAGACTTCGGCTGGGCTCGGTTGGCGCATTTGAATGATGGTCAGTTTTTGCGTCGCGGTGAGCGGCTCGTGCAGCATGACGCGAAGGACCGACTTGATGCCCAAAACATTTCTCAAATGATCGAGGTAGAGCGGCTCGTAGGCCATCTTCTTGATCACGCTCGATTCCGACGGAGTTACCTGGCTGATGATCGAGCAGAGAATCGCTTTTTTGCGCCGCGTGATCGCGGTGACTTCCATGTAGGGATTGTACTCTTTCGGATTCACATGACCATGCGACTCGCCAAAGGGCGCTTCGGGTTCGAGCCACTCGGTATTGATCCAACCCTCGATGATGATTTCGCCGTCGGCGGGAACGATCAATGGCACCGTCTTGGCCTTGACGACGCGAATCGGCGCTTTGACCAAGCCGCCGGCGACGGCGAACTCGTCGACATCGTAGTTGAGTTTTTGCGCCGCGACATAGGAGATCGCCGGCACGCCGCCGATACAGAGTGCCGCGGGCATCTTCGCTTTGCGCGCGCGGTACTTTTCCCAGTGAATGTAGATGCCCTGGCCCAATTCCAACGACGGATTGCAACCGACCCTATCGCTCGCTTTGATCATCGCCCGGTAGGTGCCGATGTTGTGGATACCGCTGTCGGGATCTTGGGTGATGAAATGGGCGGCGCTGATATAGGGCGCGTTGTCCCAGCCCGGCGTGGAAATCGGCACCGGAAGCGCATCGAGCCCTTGGCCGGGTACTTGAAGTTGGTCGCCTTGAAACACGACTTCATGCACCGGCGCGGCCGCGGATGGGATTTCCACGGGGGCGATGGGATTTGCCTTCGCTTCGGCCCAGAGTTGATTCACGCTTGCCGGATCGGCGCCCAGGCCGATGCCGTAGATCTGTCGATTCGCCGCCAGAATGCCGATGGCGACCGGGATGTCGTATTGTTTGCCGCGCGCGTCGACCGGATTTTCGAAGAGAAAGGCCTTGCGGTCTTTTTCCTTGATGCCGCCGCGGAATTGCCAGCGCACCAGGGGATGCATTTCCTGATCTTTACAGACCTGTTCTTTGACGCGAATCAGCAAACCTTCGCGTTCGAGTCGCTCTAAATGATCGTGCAGATCGGGATATCTTCGGACGGGAACGGGCGGCAATTTTTTCGCTACCGCTAACTTTTTTTTGGCCATGAGATTTCGCCTGGGTGAGAATTCGTTGACAATTGTCGACACCTTATAACAATCGTTTTTTGCGGTAAAGGCGTGCCGCGAGATTGTAGACGGTTTCTTGCTTTGCTAAACACTGTAGCTAGTTTCACTCATGCGCTTCTCTCCGACACCTTGGTTGATCGCCGGTCTTGCTTTCGTCGTGCTCGGTATCTCGCGCGGCATTCATAGCTCCTTCGGTGTATTCAACGTCGCTTTGCTCGACACCTTCGGCTGGAGCCGGGGCGCCACCGCGGGAATTTTCTCAGTGGTGTTGACCGTCGACGCGCTGCTCTCGCCGGTGGTCGGTTATCTGCTCGACCGCTTCGGCACGAAAAAAATCTCCATCATCGGTTGTCTGACGCTCAGCGCCGGACTGTTTCTCAGCAGCCAAGTGACGGCGCTCTGGCAGCTTTATATCAGCTTCGGTTTGGTGCTGGCGGTGGGCTTCACCTTCACCGGCATGGTGCCGCATATTTTTCTGATCTCCGAATGGTTCTCATCCAATCGCGCCTCGGCCATCGGCATCGTCTACGCCGGCACCGGCGTCGGTATTCTCATCTTGGCGCCGCTCAGCGAATGGCTGATTTCCAGCCACGGCTGGGCGCGCGCCTTCGAGATTTATTCCTTTGTTGTGCTGCTCATGCTGTTGCCGATCGCTTGGCTGTTTTACCTTCCCGGTCCGTTCGGCGAGCAACGGCGGCAACATGGCGAGAAAAAAGCAGTGACCAAACAGTGGACCGCCAAGTTGGCGCTGCAAAGTTTGCAATTCTGGCTGCTGTTTTTCGCGCGCATCTGCGCCGCGTCGGGAACCACGGTGATCGTTACCCACCAAGTCGCCCACGTCGCCGAGGTCGGCTACAGCAAATTGTTGGCGGCGTCGATCTTCGGCTTCGCCGGCATCACTAGCAGCTTCGGTCGAGTCTTCTTTGGCTTTATCGCCGACCGGCTGTCGCGCCAGGGCGCTTACACGCTCAACATCGTCATGACTCTGGTTGGCGTCGGCGCTTTGATGTTGCTGCGCGACGCGACTCATACTTGGCTGCTCTATGTTTACGTGATTTTTTTCGGCCTCGGCTTCGGTTCCCGTGCCGTGATTTTTTCCGCATTGACCGCGGATACTTTTTCCGGCAAAGGGTTCGGCGCGATTCTCGGCTATTCCACGGTGGCCGTCGGCGTCGGCGGCGCGCTGGGTTCTTATTTGGGCGGCGCGTTTTACGATTGGACCGGCAGTTATTTGGTTTCCTTCGGCTTGTCCGCGCTGGTGTTGTCGCTTTCCGATGTCTGTATTTGGCTGGCGTCGATTACTTCAGTGGCCAATTACGACAAGCGGCTTTGGCAACGCGGGGTTTGAAATCGTTCAAACCGTTCGAACCTTTCAAGCGGTTCCATGCTTGCGTTGCCTTGAGGGCGGCGCGGGAAGTTGCTAACTTCACTGCTGGAGAAAACTTATGGATGCTCGGCTGCGAGAGGGCATACGTCTATTTAACGATCGGCAATTTTTTGCCAGCCACGAAATTATCGAGAGCTTTTATCAAGAAACCGAGGCGGTGAATAAACCGTTTCTCGAAGGCTTGATTCAGCTGGCGGCGGGCTTTCGCATGTTCGCCGACTTTGGCGAGACCAAAGCCTCGGTGCGGCTGATATATCAGGCGCTGATCCGCTTCGAAAATTTTCACCCGGCGTTTTTGCAAGTGAAGGTCGCTGAGCTTTGCCAAGCTTCAGAGGCCTGGGCAAAGGCGGCAGAGGCAGCAGATGCGCAACCGGCGATCGCCAACATGCCAAAAATCTCGCTCCAGCGTTTCGGTTTATTTTAATGGCCGATCTGCCCCTCATCGATAAGCTTGAGCGCTTTCTCTCCGGCAACTGGCGCGGCATTAAGCGCGTGCAAGGCGTGCAGGGCGGCGCCCGGGCCTATTTGCTGTCGCTGGTGGCGGCGCGGGCGCGCCGGCCGTTGCTGGTGATCGCTGCGAGCGCCAATCATGCGGAAACTCTTTTCGACGATTTGAGTTTTTTTCTCGGCGAGGAGCGCAACCTGCCGCCGTTTCGCAAGCGTTTACATCTGCTGCCGTCCTGGGAAGTGCTGCCGTTCGAAAATCTCTCGCCCCATCCTGACAACATCGCGGCGCGCTTGGAGGGACTTTACAAGTTGGTCGAGGAGTCGGCGCCGATTCTGATTTCCACGCCGGCGGCGTTGATGCAGAGGGTGATTCCCAAGGATGCGCTCAAGCTTTCGTATCTATATCTGGTCGCCGGCCAGGACTTGCTGCGGGACACCTTGGTCGATCATTTGATTCAATGGGGTTTTCAAAACGTGCCGTTGGTCGAAGAGCGCGGCGACTTTAGCTTGCGCGGCGGCATCGTCGATTTATATTCGCCCGGCTACGGCCGGCCGCTGCGGCTGGAATTTGACGGCGATCGTTTGGAATCGATCCGGGAATTCAGCACGTCGAGCCAGCGCACTGAGCAGCTGTTGGAAGAGATGCTGCTCCTGCCGATGAAAGAGTTTTCGCTCAAGCTCGGCGGTTTGGACGATACGCTGCGCCGGCTCGATCAGCGCGCCATCGATCTGGAAGTCGACCGGCACGAAAAAAATCGTCTGTTCGAATCGATTCGCGAGGGGATTCCCTTTCCCGGCATTGAAAATTTAGCGCCCTATTTTTGTCCGCCGTTAGTTCCGCTGTTCGCTTATCTCCCAGCCAACACTCTCGTCTGGCTCGACGGCGCCGACCGAGTGGAAGCGGAGAGCGAGCGCTTCGGCCAATTGGCCTGGGATCGTTATGAGCGCGCTAAAGAAGATCGTCGCTTGGTGCCCGCCGTCGAGCAGCTTTATCTCAATGAGCATGAATGGCGCGCCACGCTGGAAGTTTTCTCGCAAGTTCACGGCGAGGCCCTCAACATCATGGCGGCTTCGGACAAGGCGTTGGAAACGACGTTGACGGTAAAGTCGTTTCTCACCACCGACGTGCGTTTAGAAACCGCGCTGCAAGGTAAGGACGCGTCGTTAGCGCCGCTGGTGGAAAAACTCAAAGGCTGGCGCGGCGAACAGGTGATCTTCGTGGCGCCGACCAAGGGCGACGCCACTCGGCTGCGCGAACTGTTGGGCAATCACGAGCTGCCCTGCGCGCTGATCGACGAGCCTGACGTCTCCATCGATAGTTTGCTCACGCGCGCCGATTTGCCGCGAGCGATCGTGCGCGGCCATTTGAATCAAGGCTTTCGCCTCGCCGATGAGTCATTGGTGTTTCTCACTTTCGATGAGATCTTCGGCACGCGCAAACGCCAGCCGACCGCGGCCCAGACGAAAAATCATCCGAGCCATTTTCTCACCAGCTTGAGCGAACTCAAGCAGAACGATTATGTCGTCCACTTGGATCACGGCATCGGTGTCTATCGCGGTTTAAAATTTCTCACCGTGGCCGGCATCGGCGGCGAGTTTCTCCATCTCGAATACGAAGCCGGCGACCGGCTCTATTTACCCGTCGACCGCATCAACATGGTGCAGAAATATATCGGCGGCGACGGCGCCCAGCCGGCGCTCGATCGATTGGGCGGCACTTCATGGGAAAAGGTCAAAGCCAAAGCGAAAAAAGCGATCCTCGCCATGGCCGAAGAATTGGTCCAGCTTTACGCCCTGCGCGAAGCGCGCGCCGGCACCGGCTTTGCGCCGCCGGATAATTTGTACAAAGAATTCGAAGCCGCCTTCGAATTCGAAGAGACCGCCGATCAGCAGCGCGCCATCGACGACACGCTGGAAAGCATGCAAGCGAAAAAACCCATGGACCGTTTGGTCTGCGGCGACGTCGGTTACGGCAAGACCGAAGTGGCCATGCGCGCGGCGTTTCTCGCCGTCGAAGGCGGCAAGCAGGTGGCCGTGTTGGCGCCGACGACGATTCTCGCCCAGCAGCATTTGCAAACCTTTCGCCACCGCTTTCGCAATCATCCGGTGCGCATCGAAATGGTCAGCCGCTTTTTGACGACCAAAGAGGTTGCTCAGGTTTTGCAAGACGCGGCCAAGGGCAGCGTCGACATCGTCATCGGTACGCACCGTTTGCTGCAAAAGGATGTCGAGTTCAAAGATTTAGGTCTAGTGATCATCGACGAGGAGCATCGTTTCGGCGTGGTGCACAAAGAGCGGCTCAAAAAAATGCGCCAGCTGGTCGACGTTCTCAGTCTCACGGCGACGCCGATTCCGCGCACGCTGCATATGTCGCTGGTCGGCATTCGCGATTTGAGCATCATCGAAACCCCGCCGGTGGATCGTTTG
It encodes the following:
- a CDS encoding acyl-CoA synthetase, whose protein sequence is MSDAKIPWPGYRSPPEKLNLAIEVLDSSVARGCGPRAALVGEHGAITYQALLQQVNAVATGLIDRGLNRGDLVLIKMGNSPEFAMAFLAAVKLGVVPVLVNSLLSTGELRSIVEQCQPKLIFTEAARAEAVRELRASGLIDQVVCRDGAGENEISFKSLTAHPDRAFASADTLANEPAFIVYTSGTTGKPKGIVHAHRWIVALGDLNRYRLPPQDNDVVLATGEWSFISALGHNLLFALRNGVTGAVLSSRATPENILAAIEKYRVTVLHSVATVYRRLLAMPEFEKQHDLSTLHCAHSTGEALREATYNEWQQRVGSELYEHYGVSEYQLVIGHGVRHAVKPGSVGKRLPGVGVAIFDDEFRPVHTGELGQFAISTEDPGLFLGYYKDRERTEAVVRNGWYFTGDLAYQDHDGYFFIAGRRDDCFKSRGIFISPTEIENALQKHPAIVEAAVVAEPDAEIGNKIRAVVVLSEGQTASDELNQQIRDSLRSQLAPYKIPHVIEFATSLPKSAVGKILRAAL
- a CDS encoding UbiD family decarboxylase, producing MAKKKLAVAKKLPPVPVRRYPDLHDHLERLEREGLLIRVKEQVCKDQEMHPLVRWQFRGGIKEKDRKAFLFENPVDARGKQYDIPVAIGILAANRQIYGIGLGADPASVNQLWAEAKANPIAPVEIPSAAAPVHEVVFQGDQLQVPGQGLDALPVPISTPGWDNAPYISAAHFITQDPDSGIHNIGTYRAMIKASDRVGCNPSLELGQGIYIHWEKYRARKAKMPAALCIGGVPAISYVAAQKLNYDVDEFAVAGGLVKAPIRVVKAKTVPLIVPADGEIIIEGWINTEWLEPEAPFGESHGHVNPKEYNPYMEVTAITRRKKAILCSIISQVTPSESSVIKKMAYEPLYLDHLRNVLGIKSVLRVMLHEPLTATQKLTIIQMRQPSPAEVWRALMGAVTFRPSMSKIVIAVDEDIDPDNLDAVFWALGYRSQPHRDVQIIRGTDIGHAPRHDARGSADDSCLLWDATLKETLPPISLPKKEYMERARQLWERLELPKLEPESPWYGYSLGDWNPELDAEAKLAVAGEFWRTGEKIAGERKRTDEVAVNTSYYGHQKEK
- a CDS encoding MFS transporter — its product is MRFSPTPWLIAGLAFVVLGISRGIHSSFGVFNVALLDTFGWSRGATAGIFSVVLTVDALLSPVVGYLLDRFGTKKISIIGCLTLSAGLFLSSQVTALWQLYISFGLVLAVGFTFTGMVPHIFLISEWFSSNRASAIGIVYAGTGVGILILAPLSEWLISSHGWARAFEIYSFVVLLMLLPIAWLFYLPGPFGEQRRQHGEKKAVTKQWTAKLALQSLQFWLLFFARICAASGTTVIVTHQVAHVAEVGYSKLLAASIFGFAGITSSFGRVFFGFIADRLSRQGAYTLNIVMTLVGVGALMLLRDATHTWLLYVYVIFFGLGFGSRAVIFSALTADTFSGKGFGAILGYSTVAVGVGGALGSYLGGAFYDWTGSYLVSFGLSALVLSLSDVCIWLASITSVANYDKRLWQRGV
- a CDS encoding DUF309 domain-containing protein yields the protein MDARLREGIRLFNDRQFFASHEIIESFYQETEAVNKPFLEGLIQLAAGFRMFADFGETKASVRLIYQALIRFENFHPAFLQVKVAELCQASEAWAKAAEAADAQPAIANMPKISLQRFGLF
- the mfd gene encoding transcription-repair coupling factor, coding for MADLPLIDKLERFLSGNWRGIKRVQGVQGGARAYLLSLVAARARRPLLVIAASANHAETLFDDLSFFLGEERNLPPFRKRLHLLPSWEVLPFENLSPHPDNIAARLEGLYKLVEESAPILISTPAALMQRVIPKDALKLSYLYLVAGQDLLRDTLVDHLIQWGFQNVPLVEERGDFSLRGGIVDLYSPGYGRPLRLEFDGDRLESIREFSTSSQRTEQLLEEMLLLPMKEFSLKLGGLDDTLRRLDQRAIDLEVDRHEKNRLFESIREGIPFPGIENLAPYFCPPLVPLFAYLPANTLVWLDGADRVEAESERFGQLAWDRYERAKEDRRLVPAVEQLYLNEHEWRATLEVFSQVHGEALNIMAASDKALETTLTVKSFLTTDVRLETALQGKDASLAPLVEKLKGWRGEQVIFVAPTKGDATRLRELLGNHELPCALIDEPDVSIDSLLTRADLPRAIVRGHLNQGFRLADESLVFLTFDEIFGTRKRQPTAAQTKNHPSHFLTSLSELKQNDYVVHLDHGIGVYRGLKFLTVAGIGGEFLHLEYEAGDRLYLPVDRINMVQKYIGGDGAQPALDRLGGTSWEKVKAKAKKAILAMAEELVQLYALREARAGTGFAPPDNLYKEFEAAFEFEETADQQRAIDDTLESMQAKKPMDRLVCGDVGYGKTEVAMRAAFLAVEGGKQVAVLAPTTILAQQHLQTFRHRFRNHPVRIEMVSRFLTTKEVAQVLQDAAKGSVDIVIGTHRLLQKDVEFKDLGLVIIDEEHRFGVVHKERLKKMRQLVDVLSLTATPIPRTLHMSLVGIRDLSIIETPPVDRLAIQTYVTRYDDRVIRDAILREIDRGGQVFFLHNRVETIDRLALKLSELIPEAKMSVGHGQMRPKELEKVMVDFLENKTQVLVCSAIIESGLDFPNANTIIINRADQFGLAQLYQLRGRVGRSHRHAFAYLLIPGEKAITPDAERRLRALQEIDGLGGGFKLALHDLEIRGAGNLLGDQQSGQITAVGFELYTEMMEKAVQELKGEEVLPEVDPEIRLGISAYFPDRYIPDANQRLYFYKRLASLRNVLELAELKAEIQDRFGPYIDVVENLFLVMNLRRVLKEFLVQQISVSDGKVFLLFHSESPVKVEKLLELIRKQKNRFRLAPDGRLSFMPKNREWSALMDEVAELLHAIQEIPTPKGDTVTVQANTIQA